In Sphingobacterium sp. SRCM116780, the genomic stretch CAGCATTTACAAGACGATAAACGATCTTTCTCTATTTAACTGTATTTAATCGTATCGGCATGGTATAAGCTACTCGTACATTTCTTCCATTTTGCACACCTGGATTCCATTTTTTAGGATATTTTTTTAACACATTAACAGCAGCCTCTCCTGTTCCATAGTTCAGATCTTTTTTCACTTTAAAATCAGATAAACTACCATCTTTTTCGACAACAAAAGCGACTTCAACAATTCCATTGACACCATTTTTTATAGCCGAATTCTTTAAACAAAAAAGTAATAATGTATTATTTTGAGAGGAAAAGGATAACTATTACAATAGTTTTAGAAGTCGAAACGATTCAAATATTGAAGATAATCTCAACGAAAAATTTTATTCCATTTTCCAGCTACGATTAGCTTTTTTGTCTGCAAGTTTTGCTTTACGGTCCAGTCGATCCAAGACCTTGCTATAGGGTACTTTAGTTTTCTTTCGTGGTTTGACAGGTGTCAGCGTTGTTTTTATGATCTGCAGGAATCTTTCAATAGCAATCTCTTTATTTTTCAATTGCGATCGATCGGTGTCACATTCCAACTGGAAGATCATGTCTTTGTTAATACGGTTATTCAAATGTTCTATGATCAGATTTTTTTCATCATCGTCAAAAGTTGCAGAAGCCAAAACCGACCACTGCAATAAAACTTTAGAGGATACTTTATTGACGTGCTGTCCCCCTGCTCCACCTGAGCGTGCAAATTTAAATGTTAACTCTTTAAGTAGTAAATCTTTATTTATCATGTTTATTCTTTTCCAATTTTTCTATTTTTTCAATTAGATTTTTCATCACATCCAATTGAAATTGTTGCATTTGCACTATTTCTTCTTCTTTATGAATTAGTAAGTGATCGATTTTCTCATGTAATGTTCGTATTTCCAATTCTGCTTTCAGATTAACCATGTAATCATTTTGAGCCCGCTTACGATCTTTGTCCTCTTGTCTATTTTGACTCATCATAATCACTGGCGCTTGTAATGCTGCTACGCAAGATAATATGAGGTTCAATAAAATAAATGGATAGGGATCAAATCCTTTATTACCCAACCAAAATATATTTAATGCAATCCAACATAGCAAAAATCCAATAAAGGATAATATAAACGTCCAACTTCCTCCAAAATCAGCTACTTTATCCGCTATTTTAGAACCAAATGATTCCTTATGATCTTCCTGATCAAGAGAAGCACTAATGATTTCATTATTTTTTAGACTATCTAAAACCAACTCATCTAGACGAGTCAATTCTCGCAGTTCTGTCTTTAATATACCAGACATATACTTCTCTTTGTAAGCTTCCAATTCAGTCAATGATAGTAAGTCTGCTCTTGAAATATTTGGAAAATCTTGTTTGATGAGATCAAAAATCGAACCTCTTAATGTAGAAACCAAAACCTTATTAGACATGGGAAATGTCTTACCAGATAAACTACTTACAAAAGTTTTCATACAATATTAGCTAGTTAAATATGGTACAAGATAATGGTTTTCATTAATAACTCATTGATTGGACTTTATGTTATTAAAAAGAATTATTGCATTTGTGTGATAGACCCTTTTCCAAAATAATCTTTAATTTGCAGTAAAAGAAATTAGAAATATGAAAATAGGTATCGTATGTTACCCAACATTTGGTGGTAGTGGTGTAGTTGCCACAGAGCTAGGAAAGGCTTTAGCAAACAATGGACACCAAGTTCATTTCATCACGTACCGACAACCGGCAAGATTAGATTTCTTTTCAGAGAATCTTTTTTACCATGAAGTAGCTGTTTCACAATATCCTCTTTTTGATTTCTTACCTTACGAATCGGCTTTAGCAAGTAAACTTGTCGATGTTGTTCGTTTTGAAAAGTTAGATGTTATCCATGTTCATTATGCGATTCCCCATGCCTCTGCGGCATTCATGGCAAAACAAATTTTATTAACCTATGGTATTAATATCCCAGTTGTGACTACACTTCATGGAACAGATATCACGTTAGTTGGCAAAGATAAAAGTTTTAGTCCCGTCGTTACTTTTTCGATTAATCAATCGGATGGTGTTACGACAGTTTCTCAAAGTCTAAAAGATCAAACTCTTAGTTATTTTGATATAAAAAGAGCTATTCAAGTCATTCCAAACTTTATTGATCTAGAAAGATTTAGCATTAAAGATCGATCTCATTTCAAAAAAGCAATTGCTCCTGGAAATGAACGTATATTAATTCACACATCAAACTTTAGGAAAGTAAAGAATACAGGAGATGTGATCCGTATTTTTCAAAAAATAAATGAACATATTCCAAGTAAGTTGTTAATGGTGGGGGATGGTCCAGAGAGAACCAATGCAGAAGAGCTATGTCGTGAGCTTGAGGTGTGTCAAGATGTTCGATTTTTAGGGAAACAAGATGCTGTAGAGGAAATCTTATCTGTTTCAGATTTGTTCTTAATGCCTTCCAGTTCTGAGAGCTTTGGTCTTGCAGCTTTAGAGGCTATGGCTTGTAAAGTTCCAGTGATATCGACCAATACGGGTGGTCTTCCTGAATTAAATGTCAATGGTGTGACGGGTTTCTTAAGTGATATTGGAAATGTGGAGGAAATGGCTAAAAATGCTATTTATATCTTAAAAGATTCTGATCGTTTGGAAAAATTTAAAGAAGCAGCGTTAGAACATGCTAAAACATTTCAACTGAGTAATATCATGCCTCAATACGAAGATTACTATAGAGAGGTGATAGAAAAGGTAAATAAATCACAATAAATATAACTTTCGTCCTTAGTGGATGAAAAAAAAATTTTATCTTTGGCCTTTGGAGAATTTCCAAAAAAACAATTATGAAATATAAACGTATCCTATTAAAACTTAGCGGAGAATCCTTAATGGGGGATCAAAGCTATGGCATTGATATCAAGAGAGTTGCCCAGTATGCTAAAGATATCAAAGAATTACATACACAAGGTCTAGAAATTGCTATTGTTATTGGTGGGGGTAATATCTATAGAGGCTTAAGTGCAGAGCAATCAGGTATGGATCGTGTACAAGCGGACTATATGGGCATGTTGGCAACTGTTATCAACAGTATGGCACTTCAAGATGGGCTTGAAAAAGTAGGACTGAAAACTCGTTTATTAACGGCGATTAAAATGGAGCAAATATGCGAACCATTTATCCGTAGAAGAGCTGTTCGTCACCTAGAAAAGGGTCGCATTGTTATCTTCGGTGCAGGTACAGGTAATCCATATTTCACAACCGATACTGCTGCATCATTAAGAGCAATCGAAATTAATGCAGATGCTGTATTAAAAGGGACTCGTGTAGATGGTATCTATACAGCTGATCCAGAGAAGGATCCTACAGCAACACGTTTTGATGAGATTTCATTTACGGAAGTATATGAAAGAGGTCTAAATGTTATGGATATGACGGCATTTACATTATGTCAAGAGAACAATTTGCCAATTATCGTATTTGATATGAATAAACCAGGTAATTTGTTAAAATTAGCAAACGGCGAACACGTGGGTACTGTCGTACGCTAATCATAAAAAGATAAAAACGATATTAAGATATGAATGAATTAATTTCACTTGAATTGGACGATTGTAAGGAGAGTATGTCCAAAGCTGTTTCTTTTACAGAATCAGAGTTAACAAAAATTCGTGCGGGTAAAGCATCGCCCTCTATGTTAGATGGTATTTCTGTAGATTATTATGGATCACCAACTGCATTGTCTCAAGTTAGTAATATTAATACAACTGATGCACGTACAATTGTTATCCAACCATGGGAAAAACAATTAATCTCTGCTATTGAAAAAGCAATTACAGATGCTAATCTTGGTGTCAATCCACAAAATGATGGTATTGTGATCCGCTTAGTTATTCCAGCTTTAACAGAAGAGAGAAGACGTGACTTAGTTAGAAAAGCAAAAGAAGAAACTGAAAAAGGTCGTATCGTCGTTCGTAACATCCGTAAGGAGACCAATGAATCTTTGAAAAAATTGAAAAATGATGGTGCTTCAGAAGATGAAATCAAAGTGGGCGAAGCTGAAGTTCAAAAACTAACAGATTTATTTATTGCTAAGGTCGATAAATTAGCGGAGTTGAAAGAGAAAGATATCATGACGGTATAATTTTTTTGATAAGAATTTAAAAAAGGAGGATGTAAAAAAAGGTTTACATCCTCCTTTTTTCATTTAAAATGTATTGATTTATTTAAAATTAGTTGTACCTTAATCTTTATACTAAACTTAAAGAAACTAAACAGCATGAATAATTCTCGTCGTCAATTTATTAAGAAAGCTGGTCTAGGGCTTTCTGCCGCTTATTTTTTACCTCAATTGATCTCTTGTAAAAACAGAAAAGCAGTTAGTGATTCTCCTTTTGCAAATTTAGGTGTTCAACTGTATTCTATTCGGGATCTGATGGCTGTAAACCCAACTGACTCGTTACAAAAAGTTGCTAAAATTGGTTACAAGCATGTGGAAACATTTGGAATAGATACTGCCACAAAACGTTTCTGGGGATTAGATTATAAAGGTTTAAAAAAGGTTCTGGATGATAATGGATTGAAGTCACATAGTGGCCATTATGATATGTCCAAATATTTCAGTCGAAACTATCAGGATAAAGAGGATTTGACTCTTTATTTTGATGCGGCTAAAGAGTTAGGACAAGAATATGTCATTGCACCAGTATCTCCTATGTTTGATATTTCTGCATTGAAGAAAGATGATTTTCTATACATTGCAGAGCAATTGAACAAGGCTGGTGAGCAAGCGAAGAAACATGGTTTAAAGGTCGCCTTTCATAATCATTTTTGGGAATTCCGTGATTTAGGAAATGGAACGAAAGGTGAAGAGGTTTTATTGGCATTTACAGAACCTGATTTGGTTGATTTTGAATTGGATTTATATTGGGCGGAGAAAGCAGGGATCAATCCGGTTAGTTTATTTGAAAAATTTCCTAACAGATTTAAGTTCTGGCATATCAAAGATATGGACAAAGCTTTTACAAAAACAATTGTGGGTCCTGAATTCGATAAATTAGATTTTAGAGCTATTTCAAAGGAGGTAAAATATGCAGAAGTAGGTACTGGAAATATTGATTTCATTTCTATTGCTCAAGCAAAAGATAAGGCTGGTTTACGATATGCTTTTGTTGAACAGGATGATATTTACATACCAAACAAATTTGAAAGTTTGAAAAAGAGTTATGATTATGTCCAAGAGAAATTGGCAAAAATATAAGGATACAAAAAAAGGGCTATAGCCCTTTTTTTAATCGATAAGATTGCTTAGAAAGTCATTTGTTCTACTTCTTCAGCAGTTTCAATTACTTTTTTAGCTAAGTCAGCTTTAAATGCAATGACATTTTTAGCTGTTTCAGCATTGTACGTACCTAAAATCTGTGCCGCAAGAATACCTGCATTTTTAGCCGCATTCAAGGCTACTGTTGCTACAGGAATACCATTAGGCATTTGTAAAATCGATAAGACAGAATCCCAACCATCAATCGAATTGGAAGATTTCACAGGAACTCCGATAACAGGTAAATGTGTAATGGATGCGACCATTCCTGGTAAATGGGCCGCGCCGCCAGCGCCCGCAATGATGACTTTTAGCCCTCTCTCTGCAGCGTCTTGTGCATAATCAAACATTCTTTGTGGGGTACGATGTGCCGAAACAATAGTTACCTCAAAGGGCACTCCTAATGTTTTCAATACATCGACTGCATCTTGCATCACAGGTAAGTCTGATTTGCTTCCCATAATAATTCCAACTAAGGCTTGGTTCAATGTTGACATATATTTTAAGCTTTTACTTTCAAAATCTCTTGTACTTTTCTCGCATTTTGAATGGCCAATTCACGATCGTCATTGATGATACATACATGTCCCATTTTACGGAAAGGTTTTGTAAACTTCTTCCCATACAAGTGAACATATACACCCTCCATGGCTAAAATCTCCTCTACGCCTTCATATTTTGCTAAACCTTCATATCCTTCTTCTCCTAGTAAATTAATCATCACAGCATTCGTACGACAGCGTGTATCGCCCAAAGGAAGGTTAAATATTGCTCTCAAATGCTGTGCAAATTGAGAGATATAATTTCCTTCTATGGTTTGATGACCACTGTTGTGTGTACGAGGTGCTAATTCATTGACCAGTATATCACCTTCTTTTGTTAAGAACATTTCAACAGCTAATAATCCTACAATTTGCAAATCGGTTGCAATCTTCTTTGCAAGTTCTTCTGCTCTTTGCTGAATATCGAAACCATACGTCGATGGAGCAATCAAGAACTCAACTAAATTGGCATCTGGATTGAATTCCATTTCTACCATAGGAAAGGTAGCCACATCACCATCATCATTTCGTGCAACAATAACAGCGATTTCTTTTTCAAAATCTACCCATTCTTCTATCAAAGATGGTTCATCAAATGCTGTTTCGATATCTTCTATGACATTTATCTTCTTCACTCCTTTACCATCATAGCCATCTTTACGTAGTTTTTGGATGTAAGGAATGGTCAAATTTGCATTTTTAAGATGCTCTTTAGTAGAGATCAATTGAAATGCTGAAGTTGGAATGTCATTTTGTTTAAAAAATTGTTTTTGCAACCCCTTATCTTGTATCAAGCGAATAATACGCGATTGTGGATAAACAAGTACACCCTCTTCTTCCAATTTTTCCAACGCATCTACATTTACTTTTTCAATCTCAATCGTAATCATATCAAGATCTTTTCCAAAATTGTATACGGTTTCAAAATCACTCAAAGAGCCACATTCAAAACGATTGCATAATTTACGGCAAGGAGCATTCTTATCTGGATCAAGGATATGAACATTAACATTATAATTAATGGCCTCTTGAATCAACATACGGCCCAATTGACCACCGCCAAGAACACCTAATTGCAAATCACCATAAAAATCTTTTCCCATGTCTATTTTTCTATTCTATTAAGCTTTTTGGTTAAACAATTGTTCTCCCAGTAAACTTTCTTTTTCAATTTTCTTTTGAAGTTCTAAAAATGCACCAATCAATGCTTCTGGTCTAGGGGGGCATCCCTGTACATATACATCCACTGGAATTACCTGATCTACACCTTTGACTACATGATAGCCATGTTGCCAATACGGGCCACCACAATTAGCACATGAACCCATTGAAATGACGTATTTGGGTTCTGGCATTTGCTCATACAATTTTCGTATACGATCGGCCATTTTAAAGGTTACTGTTCCTGCGATAATCATCACATCAGATTGTCTGGGAGAAGGTCGTGGAAACACTCCCAATCGATCCAAGTCATAGTTAGCTGCCATAGCTCCCATCATCTCAATCGCACAACAAGCAATTCCAAAACTTATCGGCCACATAGAAGATAGGCGCGCCCAATTTAGCAAATCATCCAATTTAGCAACAATAACGCCATTATTTTGTATTTGACTTTCTAAACTCATGAGGTTGCACCTGGTTTTTTGAATCTTGGTTTAAAGGCTATTTTAGGAGCAGTCGATAACTCTTCTGATTTTATATCAACAGATTTTTCAACTTGCACGGATTGTTTATAATCTCTCACCTGATAAGTTGCATCATTAAGAGTATCGTAGGCAGTAGCAGGAATTTTAACATCTACAGATGGACGGTAATTTAAAGGTTTTACCCATTCTAGATCACCTTTTACCCAAACAAATATCAACCCCAAAATTAGTATACCAACAAACAAACTCATTTCGATTAACGTAAACCATCCCCACCTTCCATCTGCTGCGATATAATCTGCTTGACCAAATACAGTCGCCCAAGGAAAAATAAAGATTAATTCAACATCAAAGAGTAGAAATATAAGTGCAATAACATAAAATCGAGGATTAAATTGAATCCAAGAAGAGCCTACAGCATCTTCTCCACACTCGTATGTACTTAATTTCTGGGGATTTGGCTTTTTAACAGACAGCATTCTTCCTGCCATAATGGTCATCGCAACTAAAAATATCCCTACCAAAATTATGATAAGTATCTTTCCGTATTCCGATAATTGTCCGGGGTCATCCATTGTGTTACAAAGTTAAAAAATAATTCTATTACAAATAGAACTTAGTCCAAAATACAAAAAATAAATACAAAATATTAAGCGAAATATCACATTCTCAATATTTATCGAAATCAACATACAAATAAAAAACACGTTAAAAATTTTAACGTGTTTTTTAGTATAAACTTTATATTTTCTATTTTACTTTCCTGGCATCTTTGGCATATTCTTCATTAATTTTGCTGCCATAGCTGGATTTGACATTTGTTTCATGACTTTGCGCATATCGCCAAATTGTTTCATCAACTTATTCACTTCATTGATATCTGTTCCTGAACCCTTAGCAATACGAACACGACGTTTTTGATCAATCGCATCAGGATTCTCTCTTTCGAAAGGTGTCATTGAATCAATAATCGCTTCAATAGGTCTAAATGCATTATCATCAACTTCAATATCTTTCATTGCTTTTCCCACCCCGGGAATCATTCCCATCAAATCTTTCATGTTACCCATTTTTTTGATTTGTTGGATTTGAGATTTGAAATCGTTGAAGTCAAATTTATTTTTACGAATCTTTTTTTGTAGTTCAGCGGCCTCTTTCTCATCAAATTGTTGTTGCGCACGTTCAACGAGTGAAACAACATCACCCATCCCTAAAATACGAGAAGCCATACGATCTGGATAGAAAACATCTAATGCATCCATCTTCTCGCCAGTACCGATAAACTTAATTGGTTTATTAACGACAGATTTAATAGACAAGGCAGCTCCACCACGTGTATCGCCATCTAATTTCGTCAATACAACACCTGTGAAATCTAAACGATCATTGAACGTCTTTGCCGTGTTTACCGCATCTTGACCAGTCATTGAATCGACCACGAAAAGGATTTCCTGTGGTTGTGTCGCTTCTTTTACTGCCGTAATCTCTATCATCAATGGCTCATCAATGGCTAAACGACCTGCAGTATCAATGATGACAATATTATTTCCGTTTCTTTTCGCCTCTTCAACACCAGCTTTTGCTATCGCAATAGGATCAGTAGAAGTGCGATCGACATATACAGGAACACCTACTTGTTCACCTAATACTTGCAACTGATCTATCGCAGCAGGGCGGTAAACGTCACCTGCAACCAATAAAGGTTTTTTTCCTTTTTTATCTTTTAAATGTAGTGCTAGTTTTCCTGAAAATGTTGTTTTACCAGCACCATTTAAACCAGCAATCAATATAACAGTAGGATTTTTAGAAGTCTCTAATTCTGTAACAGAACCTCCCATTAAATCCGTCAACTCATCGCTCATGATTTTTGTCAACAATTGACCTGGAGAAATGCTTGTTAATACATTTTGTCCTAAAGCTTTTTGTTTGACATCGTCTGTAAATGTTTTTGCAGTTTTATAATTCACATCGGCATCCAATAATGCCTTGCGAATTTCTTTCATCGTTTCTGCAACGTTGATTTCGGTAATACTACCTTGGCCTTTTAAAACCTTAAAGGCTCTATCTAATTTATCCTGTAAGTTCTGAAACATGATAATTGTAAGTCTATGCTATATAAAAAGCAAAGTTAAAAAAATTGTCGGAAGCTCAAGCATATAGAATTCAATTCCAAGCATTAAAAGCATAAAAAAAGGCAAACATGTATAAAATGCTTGCCTTTTTCATTTGATGGCGAATTAAAGCGATTAATTCCTTCTACCAAATAACATAGATGCATAATACAATAAAGTTACCAATGCACTTAACGCCGCTACTACATAGGTCATTGCTGCCCATTTTAAAGCATCTCTAACGCCCTCATCCTCTGCTGCACTATGGGTTACTCCATTATTACTTAACCATGCCTTAGCACGATTAGAAGCATCGAATTCTACAGGAAGTGTCACAAAACTAAAAATAGTTGTTATGGCTAACGCCGCAACACCAATCGCCAGTAAAATATAAATTTTAGAAAACACCATCAACATAACTCCTAACATCAAGATCCAAGAAGTTAGTTTTGAAGCAAAGTTAACCATTGGAACCATAGCAGATCTAAATCCCAACCATTTGTAAGCCGTAGCATGTTGGACAGCATGACCACACTCGTGTGCCGAAACTGCTGCAGCAGCTATGCTCCTACCACTGTATACTTCAGGACTTAAGTTCACGGTCTTATCTGCTGGGTTATAATGATCTCCCAAACGATCTGGGATCGAAACGACATTTACGTCATAAATACCATTATCATGAAGCATTTTTTGAGCTACTTCAGCCCCTGTAAGACCACTGGTCAAAGGAATTTCTGAATATTTTTTAAACTTATTTTTAAATCGGGTTTGTACGATCAGGCTGACAACCATGATCCCTATAAATAAAATCCAATACATAATCTTTCGTTCTTTTCTTAATGATTATCAAAATACATTCCATCCTCTTATATCGGACAAAATTTCACTTACTAAAGCACTTAAATGATTCAAGATGGTAAAATACAGTAAAAAGTCAAACAGAAATATGCCATTATTGCATAAAAAGTCAAAAACAAAAAAGGATGTACTTTAAAAAGTACATCCTTTTTTAATATCATTAAGATTTTCTAATTAATCTGTAACATCAAACTTTCTCCTTCAATCATTTTTCTTAGATTGGTCAATGCATAGCGCATACGACCTAGTGCAGTATTGATGCTGACTTCTGTAATATCCGCAATATCTTTAAAACTCATATCGCAAAAGTGTCTCATAATTAGCACTTCTTTTTGATCGTCTGGTAATTTTTGAATCATTCTTTTCAAATCAATATCTCGTTGTTCTTTCAGCATCTTTGATTCCACATTCTCATCGCTAAATTCTAGCACATCGAAAATATCAAACCCTTCTGTATTCACAATATTTGGGGCTCTTTTTTCTCTTCGGAAATGATCGATGATCATATTGTGTGCAATACGCATCACCCAAGGTAAAAATTTACCTTCATCATTGTATTTTCCACCTTTTAATGTATTGATGACTTTGATAAAAGTTTCTTGAAAAATATCTTCAGCAAGATATTCATCTTTCACTTTCATGTAAATGGATGTATATATTTTTGATTTATAACGCTCTAACAAAGCTGCTAACGCTGACTCTTTACCACTTAAATATATGTGGATTAATTCTTGATCCGTTTTCTTATTTAAAATACTCATACCTCACCTATTTTTAGCAGTTACCAAATTAATTAATTAACACCTGTTTAAAAAAGTAAATGTATTCCGTATAGTAGTTCGTTTAGTTTGTGATCAATTTTTGTATAGTCAAAGCAAGAAAAAATTATCCAGTAATCAAATTATTACAATATTTTTTAAGACTTTTTAACACTTTGCACAAAAAAAGTGCCTCAATTTAAAATTGAGGCACTCAGTAAGTTATCAGTATGATAAATGTAAATTTTTATTTATAAAGAGGGAAAGCTGCCATCATCTCTCTCACTTTTGAATGGATGTTAGCTAACTCAGACTCATTAGATGCATTTGTAATTGCTGCATCAATCAATTCACCAATTTGAATAATTTCTGTTTCTTTGATACCACGTGAAGTAATCGCAGCTGTACCAAAACGAACACCTGAAGTTACAAATGGAGAACGTGAATCAAAAGGAACCATATTTTTATTTGTAGTGATACCTGCTTTACCCAAAACAGCTTCTGCTTCTTTACCTGAAATATCTTTATTTCGTAAATCAACCAACATTAAGTGATTGTCTGTACCACCAGAAATAATTTTGTAATCTCTTTCAACAAAGAATTGGGCTAAAGCAGCTGCGTTTTTCTTTACTTGAACAATATAATCCATATATTCATCCGAAAGAGCCTCACCATAGGCAATAGCTTTTGCTGCTATTGTATGTTCCAAAGGCCCACCTTGCGTACCTGGGAAAACAGCTAAATCTAATAATTGTGTGATGGTACGTGTTTCGCCCTTTGGAGTTTTAACTCCCCAAGTATTTTCGAAATCTTTGCCAACCATAATCATACCACCACGAGGTCCACGAAGTGTTTTATGTGTGGTCGTTGTCACGATATGACAATAAGGAAGTGGATCATTTAACAACCCTCTAGCGATTAATCCTGCTGGGTGTGAAATATCTGCTAAAACTAAAGCACCGATTTCATCGGCTACTTTACGAATACGGGCATAATCCCAATCACGAGAGTAGGCAGAAGCGCCACAGATAATCATTTTTGGTTTCTCACGAAGTGCTGTTTCCTCTAATTGTTCGTAATCAATTAAACCTGTATCTTCTTTTACACCGTAAAACAACGGTTGGTAGATTTTACCTGAAAGATTTGCTGGAGAACCATGTGTTAAGTGACCACCATGTGATAAATCAAGTCCTAAAATTTTGTCCCCTGGCTTTATTGTAGCCAAGAAAACAGCTGCATTTGCCTGCGCTCCAGAATGTGGTTGTACATTTACCCATTCTGCACCAAATAATTGTTTAGCTCGATTAATAGCAATTGTTTCAATTTCATCGACAACCTCGCAACCACCATAGTAACGTTTTCCTGGTAAGCCTTCAGCATATTTGTTTGTCAAAACTGAACCTGCAGCTTCCATAACTTGTTTAGAAACGAAGTTTTCTGAAGCAATTAATTCGATACCCTCTTCTTGGCGTTTAAGCTCATCAGCTATCAAATTGAAAATGGCTTGATCTCTTTCCATTGTTTTAATATAGTATAAAATATGAATATTATGATTTTATTCTACAAATATAGTATAATACTTAAAAAGAGCTTCACAAATGCGCTCTTTTATTGCAAAATATCACAAAAACCCCCTCTTTATTATGATTTATTTAATTATTGTTTCAATATATCTTAACTCGTTGGGTGTAATTAAATTGTTTGATTTTTCCACCTTTTCAGCTGATTTCGCTTTTATTTAAGAATAGACGAAGTGTTATGGATGAACATCTCAACCCCGATAAACGGTTAAAGATGTCCCAGGGATCAAATTAAAACCAAATTAGAACCAACTCTGGACTGTGAGTACCTTGCCTGTAGGGTGGGAGCGCCGTGTGAGTACAGTAAAAGGTGGACTCACGGTGCACGCACCGTGCTCTCACTGTGCTCACAGGTAGGAATTGGTCCCAATTTGGTCTCCAGTTAATCCCCGTCATTGCCTGGTTTGGGCGATTTATTTTACTTCAAATAATTATACCCAACGGGTCATCTTAATTTCCCAAATTAAGGATTTGTTTCTCGCGTCATCAAAAAGCTTCATACATCTCGACATAAATATCTGTTATACTGATCTATCTCACTCCTATTCTATCACTATGTTTGATCAGTGTCATAAAACTGAAGCCATCAAAACTTTGTATAAAAATATGTAATTTTGTATAAGTTGATTAAAATATTATCACGATGAATACAGAAACGATAACAGAGAAAGCACCTTTAACATTAACTGAAGGAGCAATAAAGGAGTTAAAAAAACTGAAGGATCAACAAGAGATTTCAGACGATTTTGGATTGCGTATTGGTGTTGAGGGCGGGGGTTGTTCTGGAATGAGCTATATTTTAGGTTTCGACCAAAAAAAAGAAGGTGATAGCGAATATAGCATTGATGGTATCCGTGTTTTTATGAATAAAGCACATGGTTTATATCTAGCAGGAATGGAAGTTGATTTCAAAAATGGCTTAGATGCTCGTGGATTTACATTTAACAACCCAAATGCTTCCAGTACTTGTGGTTGCGGAAGTTCTTTCTCAGCATAAACTAAACAAATAGACATATAAACAAAGCCCAATATTTCAATAATATTGGGCTTTGTTCGTTCATAACAGCTGCCATAATAATCATTCAAAAATAATTATTGATTTTCAGTAAAAATTGATTAATTTAACAGTCA encodes the following:
- the glyA gene encoding serine hydroxymethyltransferase produces the protein MERDQAIFNLIADELKRQEEGIELIASENFVSKQVMEAAGSVLTNKYAEGLPGKRYYGGCEVVDEIETIAINRAKQLFGAEWVNVQPHSGAQANAAVFLATIKPGDKILGLDLSHGGHLTHGSPANLSGKIYQPLFYGVKEDTGLIDYEQLEETALREKPKMIICGASAYSRDWDYARIRKVADEIGALVLADISHPAGLIARGLLNDPLPYCHIVTTTTHKTLRGPRGGMIMVGKDFENTWGVKTPKGETRTITQLLDLAVFPGTQGGPLEHTIAAKAIAYGEALSDEYMDYIVQVKKNAAALAQFFVERDYKIISGGTDNHLMLVDLRNKDISGKEAEAVLGKAGITTNKNMVPFDSRSPFVTSGVRFGTAAITSRGIKETEIIQIGELIDAAITNASNESELANIHSKVREMMAAFPLYK
- a CDS encoding HesB/IscA family protein, with translation MNTETITEKAPLTLTEGAIKELKKLKDQQEISDDFGLRIGVEGGGCSGMSYILGFDQKKEGDSEYSIDGIRVFMNKAHGLYLAGMEVDFKNGLDARGFTFNNPNASSTCGCGSSFSA